From a region of the Marinomonas mediterranea MMB-1 genome:
- a CDS encoding DUF4386 domain-containing protein: MMLSEQQRKQYAHGIGALYVVLLVCGSFSLMYVPSTLFDPTSAAQTIQNIQSDQWLLRMGIVSVGFIFITELFVSALIYFLFRSVSPLLALTAAFARLGNAVMQGANLLALGGICILTSENTSSEWFEAHLQADNVMLLIQLNQFGELIWEMFFACHCVIVGVLIYKSGFMPKVLGALLSIAGIGYAVHGFGTMLYPAFEVLFDQAAVSAAIIGELPFMFWLLFKGVRLKAPLNSL, from the coding sequence ATGATGCTATCTGAACAACAACGAAAACAATATGCGCATGGGATCGGTGCATTGTATGTCGTATTGTTGGTGTGCGGCTCGTTCAGTTTGATGTATGTTCCTAGCACGTTGTTTGATCCGACGAGCGCGGCTCAAACTATCCAAAATATTCAGTCCGATCAATGGTTGCTACGGATGGGCATTGTCAGTGTTGGTTTCATCTTCATAACAGAGTTGTTTGTGTCTGCGCTCATTTACTTTTTATTTCGTTCGGTGAGTCCGCTGTTGGCGTTGACTGCGGCTTTTGCCCGTTTGGGAAATGCTGTGATGCAAGGCGCTAACTTATTGGCACTTGGGGGAATTTGTATATTAACGAGCGAAAATACGTCGTCTGAGTGGTTTGAAGCTCATCTTCAAGCGGACAATGTGATGTTGTTAATTCAACTGAATCAATTTGGCGAATTGATCTGGGAAATGTTCTTTGCTTGTCACTGTGTGATCGTTGGTGTGCTGATTTATAAATCGGGGTTTATGCCAAAAGTGCTTGGGGCTCTTCTATCTATTGCAGGTATTGGTTATGCGGTTCATGGCTTTGGTACGATGCTGTATCCAGCCTTCGAAGTTCTCTTCGATCAGGCTGCAGTCAGCGCAGCTATTATAGGTGAGCTACCTTTTATGTTTTGGTTGTTATTTAAGGGGGTGCGGCTTAAAGCACCTCTAAACTCTCTCTAA
- a CDS encoding quinone oxidoreductase family protein, with the protein MKAAVLKQYGGPENIVIEEVVVDDLQPTQVCVQVQCSTIASGDRRIRSLDVPFGYRFLVRAMFGLIKPRKGVLGTELSGKVIAKGDDVHCFNIGDKVIVNTGVALGAHAQFVTVDKSALIVHQPDVLSDEKAAALCFGGITALDYLERRACLQPNESLLVIGGNGVVGSAAIQIARVLGARVVTSVRRPEQFARDLKRLGADEVLLSSTALQRQYDVILDCTGAYRTRELTRCLKPNGRLALIVSNNLFAGLCLPLIPLGQGKRIITGVASERVDYMERLVGLALQGRFSPAISATFPFEHISGAHVFADKGGELGSVVVSMSVPSIRENQREILRGSK; encoded by the coding sequence ATGAAAGCAGCCGTTTTAAAACAGTATGGTGGACCAGAAAACATCGTAATCGAAGAGGTCGTCGTCGACGACTTACAGCCCACTCAAGTATGCGTGCAGGTGCAGTGTTCAACCATTGCATCAGGAGATCGACGTATTCGTTCGTTGGATGTGCCCTTTGGTTATCGGTTTCTCGTTCGGGCTATGTTTGGCCTGATCAAACCCAGGAAAGGGGTATTAGGTACGGAGCTCAGCGGTAAAGTCATTGCCAAAGGGGACGACGTCCACTGCTTTAATATTGGGGATAAAGTGATCGTCAATACAGGCGTTGCGCTTGGGGCGCACGCCCAGTTTGTAACAGTGGATAAATCTGCCCTGATCGTTCATCAACCTGACGTATTATCCGATGAAAAAGCCGCCGCGCTGTGCTTCGGCGGAATCACCGCGTTGGATTACCTGGAGCGAAGAGCCTGCCTTCAGCCCAATGAATCCTTGTTGGTGATTGGCGGCAACGGCGTAGTCGGATCTGCGGCGATTCAAATAGCGCGTGTTCTGGGGGCTCGTGTCGTCACGTCTGTCAGACGGCCTGAGCAGTTTGCTCGCGACCTTAAACGGCTAGGTGCTGACGAAGTCTTGTTGTCTTCTACTGCATTGCAGCGCCAGTATGATGTGATTTTAGATTGTACAGGAGCGTATCGAACGCGAGAGCTGACACGTTGCTTAAAACCGAATGGTCGTTTGGCCTTGATCGTATCGAATAACCTTTTTGCTGGATTGTGTTTACCCCTTATTCCGCTTGGTCAAGGCAAGCGCATCATAACGGGTGTTGCCTCTGAACGTGTTGACTATATGGAGCGTTTGGTTGGTCTAGCGCTACAGGGACGTTTTTCTCCGGCGATTTCGGCCACCTTTCCCTTTGAACATATTTCTGGCGCGCACGTGTTTGCCGATAAAGGAGGCGAGCTAGGCAGTGTGGTTGTGTCTATGTCGGTGCCGTCAATACGTGAAAATCAGAGAGAGATATTGAGGGGTTCAAAATGA
- a CDS encoding LuxR C-terminal-related transcriptional regulator has product MQLLLSKLLTPLAQANHIKRRRLHALFDLYASRSLCLVCAPAGFGKSSAVSMWAEQQSRSLAWLSLDVSEREASSLLRYMIGSLQTQSRELGAEALAILDGLRGAIVDDVAISLANELAYLSTPLTLVLDDYHLAESEENNRLLNLIVESAYPNFQLTLITREEPNLPLSKWRLRGVLGEIRTQDLRFNQNEIIAFMEERQSDPLPEYLAEKIELVTEGWVAGLQLSSLSGFDYATLPSSKTALHMFDETHRFVVDYLADEVLANLSERTRRFLFSTAFLERFNASLSYAVTGIDASEQILQELEQSNLFTMALDNKREWYRYHHLFAQALMALSPLTSLDSAHLHRKAAHWYLTHDLLIEAIEEAFKSQDIAFTANLIARHWGVLRNHTPESVFSVWMKRLPEQAIIERPYLCAHYALILLCSHVEQSAYWLQKAQHDPNPETRATTRGLISICASYHAATQGDVNVSVAKAEEAMAYLPMEETMWHGAAVALVGISYFQQGLLTKAIEMTRQSLSRIAMADDLSATLSVYFLQSNFLSANGQLRQAEKDCCYALSLIEHVAFAPQGAADCQITLADLYYERNQLNKAQQALDQALELGPQAGLEEARFRASLLLARICFAKNDLSQGQMYLDEAQSLVRPMPTPSLVSIHDVRWHKLIKQQKYDQCLVDLEEQQPWFHMDINLENRTRLQFQLRIRLLKNDVDLGLLDQVIQAHQKYCAASQFVTDQIVGALLSVSLLIKQMNVAQAINQLESLVNEALRQQVVRLLMDDSLMLIVEPFLQSCNQKEYKARAKTLLATFTDIKRGALPVKQGREAERETPRLPDCTRLLEPLSEREQEVLQWLNTELSGPQIAAKLYVSLNTLRTHTKNIYMKLNVNSRRSAVVKANELGLF; this is encoded by the coding sequence ATGCAGCTGCTCTTAAGTAAGTTATTAACGCCTTTAGCGCAAGCGAACCATATTAAGCGCCGTCGCCTGCATGCCTTGTTCGATCTATATGCATCGCGGTCTTTGTGTTTGGTGTGCGCGCCTGCTGGGTTTGGCAAAAGTTCAGCGGTGTCGATGTGGGCGGAGCAACAATCTCGCTCACTGGCATGGCTGTCTCTCGATGTATCAGAGCGAGAAGCGTCGTCTTTGCTTCGGTATATGATTGGCAGTTTGCAGACACAATCACGAGAACTAGGAGCAGAAGCGCTTGCTATTCTCGACGGTCTTAGAGGAGCGATTGTCGACGATGTGGCAATCAGCTTGGCGAACGAATTGGCTTATTTATCGACGCCATTAACGCTCGTATTAGACGATTACCATTTGGCAGAAAGTGAAGAAAATAATCGTCTTCTAAATCTGATCGTCGAAAGTGCGTACCCCAATTTTCAGTTAACCCTCATTACAAGAGAAGAGCCAAATCTGCCTTTGTCGAAATGGCGATTACGCGGTGTGTTAGGTGAAATTCGAACGCAAGATCTGCGCTTTAATCAGAACGAAATTATTGCGTTCATGGAAGAGCGTCAAAGCGATCCTCTCCCCGAGTATCTGGCTGAAAAGATCGAATTGGTCACAGAAGGTTGGGTTGCAGGCCTTCAGCTTAGCAGTTTGAGCGGGTTCGATTATGCAACATTACCGTCTTCAAAGACGGCCTTGCATATGTTTGATGAAACCCATCGTTTTGTGGTTGATTATCTTGCTGACGAGGTGCTCGCTAATCTGAGTGAACGTACACGACGTTTCCTATTTAGCACGGCCTTTTTAGAACGCTTTAATGCGTCGCTTAGTTATGCGGTGACTGGCATCGATGCTTCGGAACAAATTTTACAAGAACTTGAGCAAAGCAATCTTTTTACCATGGCTTTGGATAATAAGCGTGAGTGGTATCGATATCATCATTTGTTTGCTCAAGCGTTAATGGCATTGTCGCCGCTTACCTCTCTGGACTCAGCCCATTTACATCGCAAGGCAGCGCATTGGTATCTAACGCACGATCTCTTGATCGAAGCGATTGAAGAAGCGTTTAAATCTCAGGACATAGCGTTTACCGCCAACCTGATCGCTCGTCATTGGGGTGTGTTGCGTAATCATACGCCAGAGTCTGTATTCTCGGTTTGGATGAAGCGACTGCCTGAACAAGCAATAATAGAACGCCCGTATTTGTGCGCGCACTACGCTCTGATTTTATTGTGTAGCCATGTCGAACAGTCCGCTTATTGGCTGCAAAAAGCGCAGCATGATCCAAATCCTGAGACGCGCGCGACAACCCGAGGATTGATCTCGATATGCGCGTCTTATCATGCGGCCACGCAAGGCGATGTGAACGTAAGTGTCGCCAAAGCGGAAGAGGCGATGGCGTATTTACCGATGGAAGAAACCATGTGGCATGGCGCCGCTGTTGCCTTAGTCGGAATTTCCTATTTTCAGCAAGGGCTCTTGACGAAAGCAATTGAAATGACTCGGCAATCTTTAAGCCGCATTGCCATGGCTGACGACCTGAGCGCCACGCTTTCTGTCTATTTTCTTCAGTCGAACTTTCTAAGTGCCAATGGGCAGTTGCGGCAAGCCGAAAAGGACTGTTGTTATGCTTTGTCCCTTATTGAACATGTGGCTTTTGCGCCTCAAGGCGCGGCTGACTGCCAAATCACACTTGCTGATTTATATTACGAGCGGAATCAGCTCAATAAGGCGCAACAAGCCTTGGATCAAGCGTTAGAGCTTGGGCCGCAAGCGGGGTTGGAGGAAGCGCGCTTTAGGGCTTCTCTTTTGTTGGCGCGTATTTGCTTTGCGAAGAACGATCTTTCCCAAGGGCAGATGTATTTAGACGAGGCTCAGTCATTAGTCAGACCGATGCCAACGCCCAGTTTAGTCAGTATCCATGACGTACGCTGGCATAAGCTGATTAAGCAACAGAAATACGATCAGTGCTTGGTCGATCTTGAAGAGCAGCAGCCTTGGTTTCATATGGACATTAACCTTGAGAACCGTACACGGCTGCAATTTCAGTTAAGAATTCGATTGCTCAAAAACGATGTGGATTTAGGCTTGCTTGATCAAGTCATACAAGCTCATCAAAAGTATTGTGCTGCTAGTCAGTTTGTTACTGATCAGATTGTGGGTGCGTTGTTGAGTGTGAGCTTATTGATTAAACAGATGAATGTCGCGCAGGCAATCAATCAATTGGAGAGTCTTGTCAATGAAGCCCTGCGACAGCAAGTCGTGCGATTGCTGATGGACGACAGCTTGATGCTGATTGTAGAGCCTTTTTTACAGTCGTGTAATCAGAAAGAGTACAAAGCAAGAGCCAAGACGCTGCTCGCGACGTTTACTGATATAAAACGAGGTGCATTGCCTGTTAAGCAAGGTAGAGAGGCAGAGCGTGAAACACCGCGATTGCCTGATTGTACTCGCCTGTTAGAACCGCTTAGTGAACGAGAGCAAGAAGTGTTGCAATGGCTGAATACGGAGCTGAGTGGCCCTCAAATAGCGGCTAAGTTATATGTCTCGCTTAATACGCTTCGAACACATACGAAGAATATATACATGAAATTGAATGTGAATAGCCGTCGTTCGGCCGTTGTGAAAGCAAATGAGCTTGGCTTGTTTTAA